GTTCATCGAGTACCGGCGCCGCTCGTGGGCGGGGCTGGACAACCAGGGCTGGAAGGACTCGTGGGACTCCGTCTGGCACGCTGACGGGCAGCTGGCCCGCCCGCCCGTCGCGCTCGTGGAGGTGCAGGCGTACGCCTACCAGGCGTACCGGTCACTTGCCACCCTGACACGCCGGCTGGGCCGTGCCGGTCAGGCGGATGCCCTGCAGGAGAAGGCTTCGCAGCTTGCCGAGCGGTTTGACCGCTCCTTCTGGCTCGAGGACCAGGGCTTCTACGCCCACGCCCTGGACGCCGACAAGCGGCCGGTGGCCGCCATCACGTCCAACCCCGGTCACGCCCTGTGGGGCGGCATCGTGCCAAAGCGGCGTGCTCCTGGCGTCGCAGCGCACCTCACGGGGCCGGCACTCTTTTCGGGGTACGGTGTGCGCACGGCGGCCGCCGGCCAGATCCGCTTCAACCCGATGAGCTACCACAACGGTTCCGTCTGGCCCCACGACACCGCGATCGCCGCGGCCGGGCTGAGCCGCTACGGGTTCGTCCAGGAGGCGGCCCGGGTGGTGCGAGGCCTGCTGGACGCGTCCGCGCACTTCGAAGGTTCGAGGCTGCCCGAGCTCTTCTGCGGGTTCGGCCCCGAGGAGGGGCCGCCCGTTCCGTATCCGACGGCGTGCTCGCCGCAGGCGTGGGCGGCCGCCGCGCCGTTCCTTGTGGTGGCGGCGCTGACAGGGCTCGAGGTCGACGGCCTGTCGGGGCAGGTGCGAACCGGCGGCCGGCTGCCGGGATGGCTCGGTGAGGTACGCTTCGACAACCTGCCTGTCGGGGAGGGCCGCGCCAGCTTGCGCATCCGCCCGCTCGGGGAGACGGATGCGAAGGAGGCCGGCCAGCTCGTACCCGCACGGGCAGAGATCTCCGGCCCGGCTAGCCTTCTGGCGGCAGAGAGTCGGTAGGGGCCGCGGGTGCCCCCGGGCCGGCCTCCTCCGGCCCCAGCGGCGCCTCCGAACCGGCAAACGGCTCGGGAGGGCGCGCGCCCCGGCCCGGCGGCTGGATCCCCACCACGCACGCCGACCAGAAGGTGGGTTCCGTCCCCCTCACGAAGGCGTCATGCTCGACAAAACGGCACAGGCCCGCGGCGCGCCGCCCCGAGAAGACGTCCACCGGGACACCCGTCACCACGTTGTCCGGCACGGGAAAGTCGACGGGAGGCTCCTGCGCCAGCGCCTCCTCCATGAACGCTTTCCAGATGGGCGCTGCCAGCACCCCACCGGTGCCGCCGACCGGGGTGCCGTCGTCGTTGCCGATGTACACGGCGGCCACGAGCTGGGGCGTATAGCCCACGAACCAGGCGCTGATCAGGCGGTCGGTGGTGCCGGTCTTGCCGGCGGCCGGGCGTTCGAGCCGCGCCAGGTGGCCGGTGCCCCGGTTGAGGGCATCCACGAGCATGTTCGTCAGCAAGTAGGCCACCTCGGGCCTGAGCACTCGCCGGCCTTCGGGAGGCGGGGCCTGGAACCAGACAAACCCATCCTCGTCCACGACCCGCACGAACGCCCGGGCCGGCCTCCACACCCCTCCCGCCGCGAACGCCGCAAACGCCCGGGCCATCTCGAGGGGTGTCACGCCCAGGCGCAGGCCGCCGAGCGTCACGGCAAGGTGCCGGTCCTGCGGGGTGATGGTGCTGATCCCCAGGGCCGAAGCCAACTGAAGCGCCCGGTCGATGCCCACCTGCGACGCAAGCCATACCGAGCCGACGTTCAACGACATCACCAGGGCGTGCTTCATGGTCACCGGGCCCCAGTAGCGGTCGGCGAAGTTCCGCGGTCGGTATTCGCTGAAGCTCTGCGGGACATCCTGGACAATGGCGTTCATGGGCCAGCCCTGTTCGACGGCGACGGCGTAGACGAACGGCTTGAACGCCGACCCCGGCTGGCGGCGGGCGTTGGTCGCGCGGTTGAACTGGCTTTCCAGGTAATCCCTCCC
The nucleotide sequence above comes from Bacillota bacterium. Encoded proteins:
- a CDS encoding PBP1A family penicillin-binding protein, giving the protein ARPPRSAVVFDVSGETIGTVGAPHAPFVPLRSIPRPLIDAVIATEDTRFFRHPGIDPIGVARAIWTNLRARTVVQGGSTITQQLARTLFLSPQRTVLRKLDEAALALMLELRFPKERILELYLNRVYFGEGATGVGAAALTYFGKSPEQLTLGESALLAGLIRAPSALSPYRNLQASLERRSVVLSRMVEVGFISPRRAREAEAEEVRLAGVRGGVAPWFLDYIGPLLEERFGFNLVLRGGLRVHTGFDLRMQRAAVRALGNRQGAIVAIDPRTGDIKAMVGGRDYLESQFNRATNARRQPGSAFKPFVYAVAVEQGWPMNAIVQDVPQSFSEYRPRNFADRYWGPVTMKHALVMSLNVGSVWLASQVGIDRALQLASALGISTITPQDRHLAVTLGGLRLGVTPLEMARAFAAFAAGGVWRPARAFVRVVDEDGFVWFQAPPPEGRRVLRPEVAYLLTNMLVDALNRGTGHLARLERPAAGKTGTTDRLISAWFVGYTPQLVAAVYIGNDDGTPVGGTGGVLAAPIWKAFMEEALAQEPPVDFPVPDNVVTGVPVDVFSGRRAAGLCRFVEHDAFVRGTEPTFWSACVVGIQPPGRGARPPEPFAGSEAPLGPEEAGPGAPAAPTDSLPPEG